The following coding sequences are from one Candidatus Poribacteria bacterium window:
- a CDS encoding endonuclease NucS, whose translation MEVYRWEDRKFGKLEPLRFGEERDFEDLLEKDATLVLGEPLCVISRQPPLSTSKQKIDLLALDRQGNCVIIELKRGKPSRTAITQILEYAAGVSQLAFIELEQLAYRWCQQQGKEFSSLTLLHSEFFGYEPGDIRQSAFNQRQRLVLVSEGVDTRVLEVAEYLRALGLDLTYISYFSYHAPDEILVATETVLGGTLVKEEERSYGHTAQQFMTLASFIETLQENEELSQIAREFLAYVEACGATLRPRIAKLRMTFGGHWWLDTYPSRRATHFRVDVHGDFTPLHVVECRANLPNVTVKNFGVSFNIASKAHLNYAIEIFERVRNSILSL comes from the coding sequence ATGGAAGTTTATCGTTGGGAAGACCGGAAATTTGGGAAGCTTGAACCTTTACGCTTTGGCGAGGAACGCGACTTTGAGGATCTGCTTGAAAAGGATGCAACACTCGTCCTTGGTGAACCTCTCTGTGTTATCAGCAGGCAACCACCCCTTAGCACATCAAAACAAAAAATTGACCTGCTCGCACTTGATCGGCAGGGTAATTGTGTGATTATTGAGCTGAAACGGGGAAAACCCTCTCGAACAGCAATCACGCAGATTTTAGAGTACGCCGCCGGAGTTTCTCAACTCGCTTTCATCGAATTGGAACAACTCGCGTATCGTTGGTGCCAACAACAAGGTAAGGAGTTCTCCTCTCTGACCCTCCTCCACAGTGAGTTTTTTGGGTATGAACCTGGCGATATTCGGCAATCTGCGTTCAATCAACGCCAGCGATTGGTGCTTGTTTCGGAGGGCGTGGATACGCGCGTCTTAGAGGTCGCCGAATATCTACGCGCTTTGGGGCTTGATCTCACTTATATCTCTTATTTTTCCTACCACGCCCCTGATGAAATCTTGGTCGCAACCGAAACCGTCTTGGGTGGGACGCTCGTCAAGGAAGAGGAGCGGAGCTATGGGCACACCGCTCAGCAATTTATGACACTCGCATCGTTCATTGAGACGCTGCAGGAAAATGAGGAACTTTCGCAGATCGCCCGTGAATTTTTAGCGTACGTTGAGGCATGCGGGGCGACACTTCGACCCCGTATCGCAAAACTCAGGATGACTTTCGGGGGGCACTGGTGGCTTGACACGTATCCCTCAAGAAGGGCAACCCATTTCCGAGTTGATGTCCACGGCGACTTCACGCCACTCCACGTTGTTGAGTGCAGAGCCAATTTACCCAACGTCACAGTTAAGAATTTTGGGGTCTCTTTTAACATCGCTTCTAAAGCGCATCTTAACTATGCGATTGAGATTTTTGAACGCGTCCGAAATTCTATCCTATCCTTATAG
- a CDS encoding glycerol-3-phosphate dehydrogenase/oxidase: MPIEFSARTRAQNIQTFKTEPLDVLVIGGGIVGAGLIRDLALNGDINAGLIEQGDFASGTSSATSQLVHGGFRYLLKRDIDLVKNSRKEREILRRIAPNLVKPMPIAVLSYKGDPYPLTGIQLAAHYYNRLFKADEAEKTVVIRDGQKVQRLVGPITADTLKGCVLLWDSTVDDARLTLATLKDAHRHGAIIANYVRFLDFIRQSDTDGGDLVSGIIAEDVISGQRFEITARKIVAATGPWSDKVWSKDPSYDGVPRLVTKNAKGIHLILPRCGKEDDTEAYGLIVCTRSEKQRKRNPRVIFILPGAHNTSIVGTTETTPQEELSSVRPSVDEVSYLLSETQRIFPEKTLNRNTIVAAYAGTRPLIAANKHERGFVREGFVSRDHLITESPSGVMYLYGGKLTTHRQMAEETVNWLAKFLNVPRDCKTAEHPLPNAVGEASNVDTERLVKRYGEGYKIIQQFIAEDVTLGEPVTPSLPFTKAEILYACWGEMVMTLEDLLWRRTRIGWTPGQGVDIAPQIAQFLGEKNNWSDARITAEVETYRERIEWLNFNV; this comes from the coding sequence ATGCCAATAGAATTCTCAGCCCGAACTCGAGCCCAGAATATACAGACTTTCAAGACTGAACCTTTGGATGTTTTGGTTATCGGTGGTGGTATCGTCGGGGCGGGTTTAATCCGTGACCTTGCGCTTAACGGGGACATCAACGCAGGCTTGATTGAGCAAGGCGATTTCGCGAGTGGCACAAGTAGTGCTACCTCCCAACTTGTACATGGTGGGTTTCGCTACCTGCTTAAACGCGATATTGACCTCGTCAAGAATTCCCGCAAGGAACGTGAAATTCTGCGACGCATTGCACCGAATCTTGTCAAACCGATGCCAATAGCAGTGCTTAGCTACAAAGGCGATCCGTACCCGTTGACGGGGATACAACTCGCTGCACATTACTACAATCGTCTCTTTAAAGCAGATGAAGCGGAGAAAACGGTCGTAATTCGTGATGGACAAAAAGTGCAGCGTTTGGTAGGACCTATCACCGCCGATACGCTAAAAGGATGTGTCCTATTATGGGATAGCACTGTTGATGACGCAAGGTTGACACTCGCAACACTCAAAGATGCACATCGGCACGGTGCTATCATCGCAAACTATGTCCGTTTCCTCGATTTTATCAGGCAATCAGATACTGATGGTGGAGATCTGGTGTCCGGGATAATTGCTGAAGATGTTATTTCTGGGCAACGTTTTGAGATCACAGCCCGGAAGATTGTGGCAGCTACAGGTCCTTGGAGCGACAAGGTGTGGTCTAAAGACCCAAGTTACGACGGGGTGCCGCGCTTGGTGACGAAAAACGCGAAAGGTATTCATCTTATCCTGCCGCGCTGCGGAAAAGAAGATGACACCGAAGCGTACGGTTTGATTGTTTGCACACGCTCGGAAAAACAGCGTAAACGTAATCCGCGTGTTATTTTTATTTTGCCGGGTGCCCATAATACTTCTATTGTCGGGACCACTGAAACAACACCCCAGGAGGAACTTTCATCAGTCCGTCCCTCAGTGGATGAGGTAAGTTATCTGCTTTCGGAAACGCAGCGAATTTTCCCAGAAAAAACACTCAACAGAAATACTATCGTTGCTGCGTATGCTGGAACCCGACCCCTCATCGCGGCAAATAAACACGAACGAGGATTTGTAAGAGAAGGTTTTGTTTCAAGGGACCACTTAATCACAGAGAGTCCGAGCGGGGTAATGTATCTTTATGGTGGAAAACTTACGACACACCGACAAATGGCGGAGGAGACTGTAAACTGGCTTGCGAAGTTCTTAAACGTTCCTCGTGACTGTAAAACTGCTGAGCATCCGTTACCTAATGCAGTCGGAGAGGCATCGAACGTTGACACAGAACGTCTCGTTAAACGATATGGTGAAGGATATAAGATCATTCAGCAGTTCATTGCCGAAGATGTAACGCTTGGGGAGCCAGTAACACCGTCTCTTCCGTTCACAAAGGCGGAAATCCTCTACGCCTGTTGGGGCGAGATGGTGATGACACTTGAGGATCTTCTCTGGCGACGGACCCGAATCGGTTGGACACCCGGTCAAGGTGTTGATATTGCCCCTCAAATTGCACAGTTTTTGGGTGAGAAGAACAATTGGAGTGATGCCAGAATCACGGCAGAGGTTGAGACATATCGCGAACGGATTGAGTGGCTGAATTTTAATGTGTGA
- a CDS encoding DegT/DnrJ/EryC1/StrS family aminotransferase, giving the protein MERSSVKSSHVKKNEATATNLPALLGGTPVFEKTPDMPFPKLEQWTQMTEEEAQVVYEMTLRNELSGISPTVQEFERTWRERHQTEYALSLTNGTAALHSAMFGLGVGPGDEVICPTYTWMGSITPALTLMAKPVFCEVDPKTLLIDAADVQRRITSRTKAIIAVHLWGNVCDMDALMALSEETGVPVIEDCSHAHGASYKGVTCGSIGQAGAWSLQGNKSISGGEGGVLATNDVAIFERACLLGQVNRAPDVVGDAAAALQYAHLPPMGLGVKFRAHPLAIGIASVQLKKLDELNEGRRSYIKEISDGLREIPGVSPIETYPGAEPAGFYGFPIHYHEEEMHGMPAPLFAEALRKEGILANNNPYPLLVGDGVPLFSGSLPTNSNPYPLLHTLPLFTHGLDIYMNGRGSLCTEDMGGTFKRYAAGDLPVTEKACAQLIFLPLLTEPVAGAVSGILDAIRKVSLHSHLITR; this is encoded by the coding sequence ATGGAGAGAAGCAGTGTGAAGTCATCTCATGTTAAAAAAAATGAAGCTACCGCAACGAATCTTCCTGCTCTTTTAGGAGGAACCCCAGTCTTTGAAAAGACACCTGATATGCCTTTTCCGAAACTGGAGCAGTGGACTCAGATGACAGAGGAAGAGGCACAGGTTGTTTATGAGATGACCCTTCGGAACGAACTCTCTGGTATATCTCCGACCGTTCAGGAATTTGAGCGAACTTGGCGTGAACGCCACCAAACCGAATATGCATTGAGCCTTACCAACGGGACAGCAGCCTTACATAGCGCAATGTTTGGGCTTGGTGTCGGTCCCGGTGATGAGGTTATCTGTCCGACATATACATGGATGGGTTCAATTACACCAGCGTTGACATTGATGGCGAAACCGGTTTTTTGTGAAGTTGATCCGAAGACATTGCTGATTGATGCGGCTGACGTTCAGCGGCGTATTACATCACGAACCAAAGCAATTATAGCGGTACATCTGTGGGGCAATGTGTGTGACATGGATGCGTTGATGGCACTCAGCGAGGAGACAGGTGTACCGGTCATAGAAGACTGTTCACACGCCCACGGGGCATCTTACAAAGGCGTAACCTGTGGAAGTATCGGACAGGCAGGCGCATGGAGTTTACAAGGCAACAAGTCAATTAGCGGCGGTGAAGGTGGGGTACTTGCTACCAACGACGTGGCAATTTTTGAGCGCGCATGTCTACTCGGTCAAGTCAATCGAGCTCCTGACGTTGTCGGAGATGCAGCGGCAGCACTGCAGTACGCACATCTTCCACCGATGGGACTTGGTGTTAAATTTCGTGCCCATCCGCTTGCTATCGGTATCGCTTCTGTGCAGCTGAAAAAACTTGATGAACTTAATGAGGGCCGTCGCTCCTATATAAAAGAAATATCCGATGGATTACGCGAAATTCCGGGCGTTTCTCCTATTGAAACATATCCAGGTGCTGAACCTGCTGGATTCTATGGTTTCCCTATCCATTACCACGAGGAAGAGATGCATGGAATGCCAGCACCGCTGTTCGCGGAAGCTCTGAGAAAAGAAGGCATTTTGGCAAACAATAACCCCTATCCACTCCTTGTTGGAGATGGGGTGCCACTTTTTTCAGGAAGTCTGCCGACGAATAGCAATCCGTATCCACTTCTGCATACTTTGCCGCTCTTCACACATGGGCTTGATATCTATATGAATGGTCGAGGTTCTCTCTGCACCGAGGACATGGGTGGAACATTTAAACGTTATGCCGCTGGAGATTTACCTGTAACTGAAAAGGCTTGTGCGCAGCTCATATTTTTGCCGCTGTTGACGGAACCGGTGGCAGGTGCTGTGTCAGGAATTTTGGATGCTATTCGTAAGGTCTCTTTACATAGCCATTTGATAACTCGTTAA
- a CDS encoding ABC transporter permease: MSNFSEKIENILNIRKVSISLFRDSTPQVKRLFVNCIPTLLALAGFFLLCGLVLYLRGQNPLEFYSIIFVSGFASFDDFGYVLFNATPLVFTGLAVAIGYKSGLFNIGCEGQLYIAAFAAAWIGIHLNLPAFLLVPFCIGGAMVAGAGWGAIPGLLKARYGAHEVINTIMMNFIAFALMNYLVTSVYQEPDQMIPHTRQIYEAAQFPRLASLLPGLPQSNPLNVSFLLACGCVVLCYIFLTYTRWGYELRLVGNARDAASYGGINPHAVTIWVMALSGAVAGLAGVADVMGYRYRFLDNFSSGWGFTGIAVALLGRNNPFGILAAAILFGLLNKVALDIEILLEVRRGLFLAGQGLLIIWLVSTEGILRKKND, translated from the coding sequence TTGTCAAATTTTAGTGAGAAGATTGAGAACATCTTGAATATCCGAAAAGTGTCCATCTCGCTGTTCCGGGACAGCACTCCCCAAGTCAAACGCCTATTCGTTAATTGTATACCCACGCTGCTCGCGCTGGCTGGATTCTTTCTTCTGTGTGGACTCGTCCTCTATCTCCGCGGACAGAATCCACTGGAATTCTATAGCATCATCTTCGTCAGTGGGTTCGCAAGCTTTGACGACTTCGGCTACGTTCTTTTTAACGCAACGCCGCTTGTGTTTACCGGACTCGCCGTTGCCATTGGCTATAAAAGTGGACTGTTTAACATCGGCTGCGAAGGACAACTCTACATCGCCGCGTTCGCCGCTGCATGGATAGGTATACACCTGAACCTTCCCGCTTTCCTGTTGGTACCTTTCTGTATAGGCGGAGCAATGGTTGCCGGTGCTGGATGGGGTGCGATCCCTGGGCTCCTAAAGGCAAGATACGGCGCACATGAAGTTATCAATACGATTATGATGAACTTCATCGCCTTTGCTCTCATGAACTACCTTGTCACGTCTGTCTACCAAGAACCCGACCAAATGATCCCACATACACGGCAAATTTACGAAGCAGCACAGTTCCCACGATTGGCATCTTTGCTCCCCGGTCTTCCGCAAAGCAACCCGCTAAACGTGAGTTTCCTGCTTGCCTGTGGATGTGTGGTGCTTTGCTACATTTTCTTAACCTACACCCGTTGGGGATACGAACTCCGCTTGGTAGGAAACGCGCGAGATGCTGCATCTTATGGAGGGATAAATCCTCACGCGGTGACGATATGGGTAATGGCGTTGAGCGGTGCAGTCGCAGGGTTAGCCGGTGTTGCTGACGTGATGGGATACCGTTATCGGTTTTTGGACAACTTCTCATCAGGATGGGGTTTCACTGGAATTGCAGTCGCACTTCTGGGTAGAAACAATCCTTTCGGCATCTTAGCCGCAGCCATCCTGTTCGGATTATTGAACAAAGTCGCTTTGGACATCGAAATTTTGTTGGAGGTTCGGCGCGGTTTATTCCTTGCGGGTCAAGGTCTGCTCATTATTTGGTTAGTGAGCACAGAAGGTATTTTACGAAAAAAAAATGATTGA
- a CDS encoding ABC transporter permease, which translates to MIELIPSTLRMATPLGFAALGGIYSERAGVINLALEGMMLIGAFGYVIGTQASGSVWIGLLVGISFGLVLALLHAVATITFQAEQIVTGVGINILALGITEYLLPTSEQVSGLPHWQVPLIGSYGFIVYLLPVLMVISHIFLFKTPWGLRLRAAGESTEALEALSLSRVKWQYFGVLFSGILAATGGCFLASEVHYFTKGMTAGRGYLALAAVIFGNWRPLSGVAACFLFGFATALELANRWNIPGQLLNSLPYVLTMIVLAGLVGTSRPPASLGK; encoded by the coding sequence ATGATTGAATTGATTCCAAGCACTTTACGAATGGCAACACCGTTAGGATTCGCTGCACTCGGCGGAATTTATTCGGAGCGCGCCGGTGTAATTAACCTTGCCTTAGAAGGTATGATGCTCATAGGAGCTTTCGGTTATGTTATCGGGACACAGGCTTCGGGGTCAGTATGGATTGGGTTACTTGTAGGGATAAGTTTCGGGTTAGTGTTAGCCCTACTTCACGCTGTTGCAACGATTACCTTTCAGGCGGAACAGATCGTCACGGGAGTTGGCATTAACATCCTGGCATTAGGGATTACAGAATACCTTTTACCCACCTCTGAACAAGTCAGCGGTCTTCCACATTGGCAGGTGCCACTTATCGGTTCCTACGGTTTTATCGTCTATTTACTACCTGTCCTGATGGTAATAAGTCACATCTTCCTGTTTAAAACACCGTGGGGCTTGCGCTTACGTGCTGCTGGCGAATCAACAGAAGCACTTGAAGCACTCAGTCTGAGCCGAGTAAAATGGCAATATTTTGGGGTGCTATTCAGTGGCATCTTGGCAGCAACCGGCGGCTGTTTTCTGGCATCTGAAGTTCACTATTTCACAAAAGGGATGACGGCAGGGCGGGGCTATCTCGCACTCGCGGCTGTTATCTTTGGAAACTGGCGTCCGTTGAGCGGCGTAGCAGCATGTTTCCTTTTCGGATTTGCCACCGCTTTAGAACTCGCGAACCGATGGAACATTCCGGGACAACTGCTAAACAGTTTACCTTATGTCTTAACAATGATCGTCCTCGCTGGACTGGTAGGCACGTCGCGTCCACCCGCGAGTTTAGGGAAATGA
- a CDS encoding polysaccharide biosynthesis tyrosine autokinase has translation MPETADRRLEEVREIRLSDYFWILFRNKWSVLLIFLLSVFGAFLITDLTPPVYQSETTLRTLDGQPTPSLLSQLPISGLLGSTSLGAYAAQIQSRDFVIAPAVRRLREEGLLDPLPVHRGQTVVWLASLLNIELDPDITEQGDLTLTEWEDFFVKTLIDEQLKIEETPDGSIITVTVQQPTPERAQNLANMIAAVFQAAVEAEAAERMEWWEKPLPQMMLNQTRDDLTKADEAFFKFQQEYPEITLNAEGATQAQIILALQVKENELIDLLAGAELRLATYQAELEKLSEEVISETIARNPSYSKLQDNLNEYEIERAELLGKYDETHPEVTAKNKKIKETAARLAKEEKDIKSTTSSYNPLHQVLTEKVNETEASITSLKQQQANVASQIDEHHAKLGGWSDEQLQFYRLKRDVEINNAQVVALETRMREAEIFAQARSESIKVLDKARAPEEPLKPRLKLNLALGAMVGMLLAMTFAVAKNYFKDTYLRLEEAVRQLDALPESPSFLGVLPSIKKRSAYRLPLIVHDAPKSRSAEAFRVLQAKLPFLNPGAPVQTILVTSATRGEGKSTISSNLAVALAERGNRVLLIDADMRRPSQHNTFPGEQQPPQVEDVEGTSDFEFPIVRVGVRKPGLSEALIHLNSENGADVLQATVKQTDIPNLHLVPSGTVPPNPIELLNSEMMTEWLELAKSEYDVIVIDSPPVRAVADPMILANIVDAIVYVFDITKTRRFDILTGIRHLTDAFPMKGIGVLCNMINPRHAKSYGYYSRHGNYADLTDEENEG, from the coding sequence ATGCCAGAGACAGCCGATAGGCGCCTTGAGGAAGTGAGAGAAATTCGATTGTCAGACTATTTTTGGATCCTCTTTCGGAATAAGTGGAGTGTCCTTCTCATTTTTTTGCTTTCCGTTTTCGGTGCGTTCCTCATTACCGATCTCACCCCACCAGTTTATCAATCTGAAACAACACTTCGCACCTTAGATGGTCAACCCACTCCTTCGTTGCTCTCACAGTTACCGATATCAGGATTATTGGGTAGCACGTCGTTGGGGGCTTACGCTGCACAGATACAATCGCGCGACTTTGTGATCGCGCCTGCGGTTCGTCGGCTTAGAGAAGAAGGGCTGCTCGATCCCTTACCTGTGCATCGTGGGCAAACTGTTGTGTGGCTCGCAAGCTTGTTAAATATTGAACTTGATCCTGATATAACAGAGCAAGGCGATCTTACCCTCACGGAGTGGGAAGATTTCTTTGTGAAAACCCTTATTGACGAACAGCTGAAGATCGAAGAAACGCCGGATGGTAGCATAATCACCGTTACCGTGCAACAACCGACTCCAGAACGGGCACAGAATTTAGCCAATATGATTGCTGCAGTGTTTCAAGCGGCTGTTGAAGCAGAAGCCGCTGAAAGAATGGAGTGGTGGGAAAAGCCTCTCCCCCAAATGATGCTGAATCAGACAAGGGATGACCTCACAAAGGCTGATGAGGCGTTCTTTAAATTTCAACAAGAGTACCCGGAGATAACTTTAAATGCAGAGGGGGCAACACAAGCACAAATCATTTTAGCACTTCAGGTTAAAGAAAACGAATTGATAGATCTCTTGGCAGGTGCTGAATTGAGACTGGCAACCTATCAAGCGGAGTTAGAAAAGTTGTCAGAAGAGGTCATATCAGAAACGATCGCTCGAAATCCTTCATATTCCAAGTTACAAGATAATTTAAACGAATATGAAATTGAGAGGGCGGAATTGCTTGGCAAATACGATGAAACGCATCCTGAAGTGACGGCGAAAAATAAAAAAATTAAAGAGACAGCGGCGCGTCTCGCTAAAGAGGAGAAGGATATAAAAAGCACGACTTCTTCTTACAATCCGCTTCATCAAGTACTCACGGAGAAAGTAAATGAGACCGAGGCATCTATTACGAGTCTTAAGCAACAGCAAGCGAATGTCGCTTCGCAAATTGACGAACACCATGCGAAGCTCGGTGGTTGGTCAGACGAGCAGCTACAGTTCTATCGTCTCAAACGAGATGTTGAGATTAACAACGCCCAAGTTGTCGCTTTGGAAACGAGGATGCGGGAAGCAGAAATTTTTGCCCAGGCGCGCTCAGAAAGTATCAAGGTTTTGGATAAAGCACGGGCACCGGAAGAACCCCTGAAGCCGCGCCTGAAACTCAATCTCGCTTTGGGTGCTATGGTGGGTATGCTACTTGCCATGACGTTTGCTGTCGCCAAAAATTACTTCAAAGATACTTATCTCCGGTTGGAAGAGGCTGTGCGTCAATTGGATGCGCTACCGGAATCACCGAGTTTTCTTGGCGTGCTTCCATCTATTAAAAAGCGTAGTGCCTACCGACTGCCACTGATCGTTCACGATGCTCCTAAATCGAGGTCAGCCGAAGCATTTCGCGTCCTACAAGCGAAATTGCCGTTTCTGAATCCAGGGGCACCTGTGCAAACAATTCTCGTTACAAGTGCGACGCGCGGGGAAGGGAAAAGCACGATCTCCTCTAATCTTGCTGTCGCGCTTGCGGAAAGAGGAAATCGAGTTTTGTTGATAGATGCCGATATGCGCCGTCCCTCGCAACACAACACTTTCCCCGGAGAGCAACAACCGCCTCAGGTAGAGGACGTGGAAGGAACATCTGATTTTGAATTTCCTATCGTTCGCGTGGGTGTCCGTAAACCGGGCTTGAGTGAAGCCCTTATCCACTTGAACTCTGAAAACGGAGCCGATGTACTCCAAGCGACGGTTAAGCAGACCGACATTCCCAACTTACATCTAGTGCCGAGTGGGACAGTACCGCCAAATCCCATTGAACTTCTGAACTCAGAAATGATGACAGAGTGGTTGGAACTCGCAAAATCGGAGTATGACGTGATTGTGATCGACTCACCGCCTGTACGTGCTGTTGCCGATCCGATGATCTTGGCAAATATCGTTGATGCTATCGTTTATGTGTTTGACATCACGAAAACCCGTCGCTTTGATATCCTTACGGGTATCCGTCATTTGACAGACGCTTTCCCTATGAAAGGTATCGGTGTGCTTTGCAATATGATTAATCCAAGACACGCGAAGTCTTATGGATACTACAGCCGCCATGGTAATTACGCCGATCTTACTGATGAAGAGAATGAGGGTTGA
- a CDS encoding polysaccharide biosynthesis/export family protein produces the protein MSIFSLQKRFFGGVCEFLKFSIKSFLLFLLGVSLLSFSFPVSAADSPPENPTTNTEVTPKAAETPELSTYKLEVGDSFVVTVDGYPEYSKERIPVPVQEDGYVSYPLIGLIKVAGLTVSELEARMQSAFSKHLPTARVFVTLMKPKRSILVFGAVEPRPRGNLHVFEVGQVYLLQALASAGINYEAADLTDISIWRTGKLYKRIDYLQLMSSGGPDIPLKDYDTIYIPSIFQQRPVRVIGAVVAPGVYPIMAPQIPATQVLKIAGGSRTDFADLHKSEILTSKERVLVDLAAENVEAMMGPGDTLYVPLAEAKISVTGAVEKPGQYVITEPVLLGQAIAMAGGFNEERANPKKCLLTRADGTEEELNFDQVHSEVYLNPKDQLRVRERTRLDWRVITFGTSFVNLLVTVLFRYRN, from the coding sequence ATGAGCATATTTTCTTTACAAAAACGGTTTTTTGGTGGCGTTTGCGAATTTCTAAAGTTTTCTATTAAAAGTTTTTTACTGTTTTTGCTGGGTGTATCACTTCTCAGTTTTTCCTTTCCCGTTTCTGCAGCGGATTCCCCTCCCGAAAATCCGACGACCAACACAGAAGTTACGCCGAAAGCCGCAGAGACCCCGGAGTTGTCTACATATAAATTGGAAGTTGGGGACAGTTTCGTCGTCACTGTAGACGGATATCCAGAGTATAGCAAAGAACGGATCCCTGTGCCTGTTCAAGAAGATGGTTATGTCTCCTATCCGCTGATTGGACTCATCAAGGTGGCGGGTCTTACGGTTTCTGAACTTGAGGCTCGGATGCAGTCTGCTTTCTCAAAACACCTTCCGACAGCACGTGTGTTTGTAACGCTCATGAAACCGAAACGAAGCATTCTCGTATTTGGTGCGGTTGAACCACGGCCACGCGGAAACCTCCACGTCTTTGAAGTCGGACAGGTTTATCTCCTTCAAGCACTCGCCTCCGCTGGAATCAACTATGAAGCTGCAGATCTTACGGACATTTCTATCTGGCGAACTGGAAAACTTTACAAAAGGATTGATTACCTCCAGCTCATGAGTTCAGGCGGACCGGATATTCCGTTGAAAGATTACGATACTATCTACATTCCGTCTATCTTTCAACAACGCCCCGTGCGTGTTATAGGTGCAGTGGTGGCACCTGGTGTGTACCCTATAATGGCACCACAGATTCCAGCAACGCAAGTGTTGAAAATTGCAGGGGGGTCCAGAACTGATTTCGCGGACTTGCACAAATCGGAAATTCTCACCAGTAAAGAGCGCGTTTTAGTCGATCTCGCCGCGGAGAATGTTGAGGCGATGATGGGACCGGGAGATACATTGTACGTGCCCTTGGCGGAAGCGAAAATAAGTGTCACGGGGGCTGTAGAAAAGCCTGGACAATATGTGATTACCGAGCCGGTGCTTCTGGGACAAGCCATCGCGATGGCCGGTGGATTCAACGAGGAAAGGGCAAACCCAAAAAAATGCCTACTAACACGCGCAGATGGGACTGAGGAAGAACTGAACTTTGATCAGGTGCACTCGGAGGTTTATTTGAATCCAAAAGATCAGCTCCGAGTTCGTGAACGGACACGTTTAGATTGGCGGGTTATTACCTTCGGAACATCATTTGTGAATCTACTTGTCACTGTTCTGTTTAGGTACAGGAATTAA
- a CDS encoding RNA-guided endonuclease TnpB family protein, with product MRTFKYEFQDQSNVVRIGNLLDDMWQVHVYFHKWQRQRHKDRLPYANYYAMDAHFKVLKRTTHPYWRMLPSQAVQQELMRIDEAYQRFFDKLGGRPHIKRRHKFKSITYPGTAGWKIENNRITLTFRKWNPKTRKWQFDKVPFTFFKHRKWIGDIRTITIKRAACGDYWLCITTNATDIEVLPTTGESAGADFGMKDAFLTLNTGEKIQSPQFLKQSSKQLRKLNKSLSRKVKGSGNYWRDVLALVRLYRKISNQRLDWQWKLATDLCRRFDIIVTETLNLEGMKRLWGRKVSDLSFGRFVEILEYKCSKHNRDFRQVGQWTATTKPCSDCGYHNENLTLNDRQWRCPECGSHHDRDVNAAINILRAGLAAPVEQT from the coding sequence ATGAGAACTTTCAAATATGAGTTTCAAGATCAATCTAATGTGGTACGTATAGGCAACTTGCTTGATGATATGTGGCAAGTGCATGTGTATTTCCATAAGTGGCAACGTCAGCGACATAAAGACAGGCTGCCGTATGCGAACTATTATGCTATGGATGCACACTTTAAGGTGTTGAAACGAACCACGCATCCCTATTGGCGCATGTTGCCAAGTCAAGCGGTGCAACAAGAGTTGATGCGTATTGACGAGGCATACCAGCGGTTCTTTGATAAACTTGGTGGTAGACCACATATCAAACGGCGGCATAAGTTCAAATCTATTACCTATCCAGGCACTGCGGGGTGGAAGATAGAAAATAACCGTATCACGTTGACTTTCCGTAAATGGAATCCTAAAACGCGAAAGTGGCAGTTTGATAAAGTTCCGTTTACCTTTTTCAAACATCGTAAATGGATAGGTGATATACGCACTATCACCATCAAGCGTGCCGCTTGTGGCGATTATTGGCTCTGTATCACAACGAATGCGACTGACATTGAAGTGCTGCCGACAACAGGTGAAAGCGCTGGGGCAGACTTCGGCATGAAAGACGCATTTTTGACGTTGAACACAGGTGAGAAGATACAATCGCCACAATTTCTGAAACAGTCCTCGAAGCAACTTCGCAAACTCAACAAAAGTCTTTCTCGTAAAGTGAAAGGCTCTGGCAACTATTGGCGTGATGTCCTGGCACTTGTGCGACTGTATCGCAAAATCTCTAACCAACGCCTTGATTGGCAGTGGAAACTTGCCACAGACCTCTGCCGAAGATTTGACATTATAGTGACGGAAACGCTGAACCTTGAAGGCATGAAACGCCTCTGGGGACGCAAAGTCTCCGATCTTTCCTTTGGACGGTTTGTTGAAATATTGGAATATAAGTGTTCCAAACATAATCGTGACTTCCGTCAAGTTGGACAGTGGACAGCGACAACCAAACCGTGTTCGGATTGTGGTTATCACAACGAAAATCTAACACTGAATGATAGACAGTGGAGGTGTCCTGAATGTGGTTCACACCACGATAGAGACGTAAACGCTGCTATCAACATCTTACGGGCAGGCTTAGCTGCCCCTGTGGAGCAGACGTAA